The Enterobacter asburiae genome window below encodes:
- a CDS encoding pirin family protein — MITTRTAKQCGQADFGWLQARYTFSFGHYFDPKLLGYASLRVLNQEVLAPGASFQPRTYPKVDILNLILEGEAEYRDSEGNHVQAKAGEALLISTQPGISYSEHNLSKDKTLTRMQLWLDACPERENPLVQKLDLTGDKQQLIASPDGSKGSLQLRQQVWLHHIELKKGEQASFQLHGPRAYLQSIHGTVHAVTHTEEKEALTCGDGAFIRDEANITLVADTPLRALLIDLPV; from the coding sequence ATGATTACGACAAGAACAGCTAAACAGTGCGGACAAGCCGATTTCGGTTGGCTGCAGGCCCGCTACACCTTTTCCTTTGGACACTACTTTGACCCTAAACTCCTCGGTTACGCTTCACTGCGCGTGTTGAATCAGGAAGTGCTCGCCCCGGGTGCCTCCTTCCAGCCGCGTACGTACCCGAAAGTCGATATCCTGAACCTGATCCTGGAAGGCGAGGCAGAATACCGCGATAGCGAGGGCAATCATGTCCAGGCAAAGGCTGGCGAAGCGTTGTTAATTTCCACGCAGCCGGGCATCAGCTACAGCGAACATAACCTCAGCAAAGATAAAACGCTGACCCGTATGCAGCTGTGGCTGGACGCCTGCCCCGAGCGTGAAAATCCGCTGGTACAGAAGTTAGATTTAACGGGCGATAAGCAGCAGCTGATTGCATCGCCGGACGGCAGTAAAGGTAGCCTGCAGCTGCGCCAGCAGGTGTGGCTGCACCATATCGAACTGAAGAAAGGTGAGCAGGCGAGCTTCCAGCTTCATGGCCCGCGCGCCTATTTACAGTCTATTCACGGTACGGTACATGCGGTGACGCACACGGAAGAGAAAGAAGCGCTCACCTGCGGCGACGGGGCGTTTATTCGTGATGAAGCGAATATCACCCTGGTGGCGGATACGCCGCTGCGCGCGCTGCTGATTGATTTGCCGGTTTAG
- a CDS encoding LysR family transcriptional regulator translates to MAKERALTLEALRVMDAIDRRGSFAAAADELGRVPSALSYTMQKLEEELDVVLFDRSGHRTKFTNVGRMLLERGRVLLEAADKLTTDAEALARGWETHLTLVTEALVPTEALFPLVDRLAAKANTQLSIITEVLAGAWERLETGRADIVIAPDMHFRSSSEINSRKLYSVMNVYVAAPNHPIHQEPEPLSEVTRVKYRGVAVADTARERPVLTVQLLDKQPRLTVTSLEDKRQALLAGLGVATMPYPFVEKDIAEGRLRVVSPEYSHEVDIIMAWRRDSMGEAKSWCLREIPKLFTQYNK, encoded by the coding sequence ATGGCTAAAGAGAGAGCATTGACGCTTGAGGCGCTTCGCGTCATGGACGCGATTGACCGGCGCGGCAGTTTTGCGGCGGCGGCAGATGAGCTGGGGCGCGTTCCGTCTGCGCTAAGCTACACCATGCAGAAGCTGGAGGAAGAGCTGGACGTGGTGCTGTTTGACCGCTCCGGTCATCGAACAAAATTCACCAACGTGGGGCGAATGCTGCTGGAGCGCGGCCGCGTGCTGCTGGAAGCGGCGGACAAGCTCACGACGGACGCCGAAGCGCTGGCGCGCGGCTGGGAAACCCATCTGACGTTAGTTACCGAAGCGCTGGTGCCGACTGAAGCGCTGTTCCCGCTGGTGGACCGCCTGGCGGCGAAGGCCAATACGCAGTTGTCAATCATCACCGAGGTGCTGGCAGGCGCGTGGGAACGTCTGGAGACGGGCAGGGCGGATATTGTGATTGCGCCGGACATGCACTTCCGTTCCTCATCGGAAATCAACTCGCGCAAGCTCTACAGCGTGATGAACGTCTATGTTGCCGCACCCAATCACCCGATTCACCAGGAGCCGGAGCCGCTCTCTGAAGTGACGCGCGTGAAGTATCGCGGCGTGGCGGTAGCGGATACCGCGCGCGAGCGTCCGGTGCTGACGGTGCAGCTGCTGGATAAGCAGCCTCGCCTGACGGTGACCTCGCTGGAAGACAAACGGCAGGCGCTATTGGCCGGTCTGGGCGTGGCGACCATGCCGTACCCGTTTGTGGAAAAAGACATTGCTGAAGGGCGGCTGCGCGTTGTCAGCCCGGAATATAGCCACGAGGTGGATATTATTATGGCGTGGCGCCGTGACAGCATGGGCGAAGCCAAATCATGGTGTTTACGCGAAATTCCGAAGCTTTTCACGCAATACAATAAATAA
- a CDS encoding DUF805 domain-containing protein has protein sequence MDWYLKVLRNYIGFGGRARRKEYWMFVLVNFILIMVLGIVDKILGWERAGGEGVLTTIYGLLVLLPSWAVLFRRLHDTDRSAWWLLLLLIPIIGWIVILIFNCQSGTPGENRFGPDPKIGA, from the coding sequence ATGGACTGGTATTTAAAAGTACTGCGTAACTACATTGGATTTGGTGGTCGTGCCCGCCGGAAAGAGTACTGGATGTTCGTTCTGGTGAACTTCATTCTCATTATGGTGCTGGGTATTGTGGATAAAATTCTTGGCTGGGAGCGGGCTGGCGGTGAAGGCGTGCTGACTACCATTTATGGCCTGTTAGTCCTGCTGCCATCATGGGCGGTGCTGTTCCGTCGACTGCACGACACCGATCGTTCAGCGTGGTGGTTACTGCTGCTGTTGATCCCGATTATTGGCTGGATCGTGATTTTAATTTTCAACTGCCAGAGCGGGACGCCGGGCGAAAACCGCTTTGGTCCGGATCCGAAAATCGGCGCATAA
- a CDS encoding glutathione S-transferase family protein, whose translation MGQLVDGVWQDVWYDTKSTGGRFKRSVSAFRNWLTADGAPGPSGEGGFAAEKDRYHLYVSLACPWAHRTLIVRKLKGLESLIPVSVVNPLMLENGWTFDSDFPAATGDDLYHHDFLYQLYLRADPHYTGRVTVPVLWDKKNQTIVSNESAEIIRMFNTAFDAHGARAGDYYPVELREKIDELNSWIYDNVNNGVYKAGFATSQEAYDEAVGKVFESLERLEQILGQHRYLTGDRLTEADIRLWTTLVRFDPVYVTHFKCDKHRISDYLNLHGFLRDIYQMPGIADTVDFDHIRTHYFRSHKTINPTGIISIGPWQDLDEPHGRDVRFG comes from the coding sequence ATGGGACAACTCGTAGACGGCGTATGGCAGGATGTCTGGTATGACACCAAATCCACCGGAGGTCGCTTCAAGCGCTCAGTTTCGGCCTTCCGTAACTGGCTGACCGCCGACGGCGCGCCAGGCCCGAGCGGCGAAGGCGGCTTCGCGGCTGAGAAAGACCGTTATCATCTTTATGTTTCGCTTGCCTGCCCGTGGGCACACCGCACGCTGATTGTGCGCAAGCTTAAAGGTCTCGAATCCTTAATTCCTGTTTCGGTCGTGAACCCGCTGATGCTGGAAAACGGCTGGACGTTTGACAGTGATTTCCCCGCGGCGACCGGCGACGATCTTTACCACCACGATTTCCTTTACCAGCTCTATCTGCGCGCCGATCCTCACTACACCGGGCGCGTTACCGTGCCGGTGCTGTGGGACAAGAAAAACCAGACGATTGTCAGCAATGAGTCTGCGGAAATCATCCGCATGTTCAATACCGCGTTTGACGCGCACGGCGCCCGCGCCGGAGATTACTATCCGGTTGAGCTGCGTGAGAAAATTGACGAGCTGAACAGCTGGATTTACGACAACGTCAACAACGGTGTCTACAAGGCCGGTTTCGCCACCAGCCAGGAAGCGTATGACGAAGCGGTCGGAAAGGTGTTTGAATCGCTTGAGCGTCTCGAGCAGATCCTGGGCCAGCATCGCTACCTGACGGGCGATCGCCTGACGGAAGCGGACATTCGCCTGTGGACCACGCTGGTTCGCTTCGATCCGGTCTATGTCACCCACTTTAAGTGCGACAAGCACCGCATCAGCGATTACCTGAACCTGCATGGTTTCCTGCGCGACATCTACCAGATGCCGGGTATTGCCGACACGGTCGACTTCGACCATATCCGCACCCACTATTTCCGCAGCCACAAAACCATCAACCCGACGGGTATTATCTCCATTGGGCCGTGGCAGGATCTGGATGAACCTCACGGGCGCGACGTCCGATTTGGCTAA
- a CDS encoding DoxX family protein yields the protein MKKLEDVGVLVARILMPILFIVAGWGKITGYAGTQQYMEAMGVPGFLLPLTILLEFGGGLAVLFGFLTRTTALFTAGFTVLTAFIFHSNFAEGVNSLMFMKNLTIAGGFLLLAVTGPGAYSIDRVLNKKW from the coding sequence ATGAAAAAATTAGAAGATGTTGGTGTACTGGTCGCGCGTATTCTGATGCCAATTCTGTTCATCGTGGCAGGTTGGGGAAAAATCACCGGTTATGCGGGTACCCAGCAGTATATGGAAGCCATGGGCGTTCCGGGGTTCCTGCTGCCGCTGACCATTCTTCTTGAGTTCGGCGGCGGCCTGGCGGTACTGTTCGGCTTCCTGACCCGTACCACCGCGCTGTTCACCGCAGGCTTCACCGTGCTGACGGCGTTCATCTTCCACAGCAACTTTGCGGAAGGCGTGAACTCTCTGATGTTCATGAAAAACCTGACCATCGCGGGTGGCTTCCTGCTGCTGGCCGTCACTGGCCCGGGCGCATACAGCATTGACCGCGTTCTGAATAAGAAGTGGTAA
- a CDS encoding YqjK-like family protein yields the protein MSGKAERQKRKAYLLSQIQQQRLDLSASRRDWIDATRRFDRGWNTVLSLRSWALVGSSVMAIWSVRHPNMLIRWARRGFGAWSAWRLVKATLRQQQLR from the coding sequence GTGAGCGGTAAAGCCGAACGTCAAAAGCGAAAAGCGTACCTGCTAAGCCAGATCCAGCAGCAAAGGCTGGATCTGTCTGCCAGTCGTCGCGACTGGATTGACGCGACGCGACGGTTTGACCGGGGCTGGAATACCGTCCTGAGCCTGCGTTCATGGGCGCTGGTCGGCAGCAGCGTGATGGCGATCTGGTCCGTTCGTCATCCGAATATGCTGATCCGCTGGGCTCGTCGTGGATTCGGCGCCTGGAGCGCCTGGCGTCTGGTGAAAGCAACGTTGCGGCAGCAGCAGCTGCGGTGA
- a CDS encoding phage holin family protein, protein MEDPRHAQGPANNVLGIGQRILTTLVGIAETRVRLAVVELEEEKANLFQMLLMLGLTMLFAAFGLMSLMVLIIWAIDPQYRLNAMIATTVVLLVAALIGGIWTLRKARKSTFLRHTRQELANDRALLEDD, encoded by the coding sequence ATGGAAGATCCTCGTCACGCACAAGGGCCTGCTAACAACGTCCTCGGCATCGGCCAGCGTATTTTAACGACGCTGGTTGGGATTGCCGAAACGCGCGTCCGGCTGGCAGTGGTCGAGCTGGAGGAGGAGAAAGCGAACCTCTTCCAGATGCTGCTGATGCTCGGGCTGACCATGCTCTTCGCCGCGTTTGGTCTGATGAGCCTGATGGTGTTAATCATCTGGGCCATCGATCCGCAGTATCGTCTTAACGCGATGATTGCCACCACCGTCGTTCTGCTGGTCGCCGCGTTGATAGGCGGTATCTGGACGCTGCGTAAAGCGCGCAAGTCCACTTTCCTGCGCCATACGCGTCAGGAGCTGGCGAACGATCGCGCTCTGCTGGAGGATGACTAG
- a CDS encoding DUF883 family protein, whose translation MSKDTTSEHLRAELKSLADTLEEVLNSSADKSKEEVSKLRSKAEQALKESRYRLGETGDALAKQTREAAARADEYVRDNPWTGVGIGAAVGVVLGVLLTRR comes from the coding sequence ATGTCAAAAGATACGACGTCTGAACATCTGCGCGCTGAACTGAAATCCCTGGCCGATACCCTTGAAGAGGTGCTGAACTCCTCTGCTGACAAGTCAAAAGAAGAGGTCAGCAAACTGCGCAGCAAGGCGGAGCAGGCGCTGAAAGAGAGCCGCTATCGCCTGGGTGAAACCGGTGATGCGCTGGCGAAACAGACACGCGAAGCGGCTGCGCGCGCGGACGAATATGTGCGTGATAATCCATGGACGGGTGTAGGGATTGGTGCCGCAGTGGGTGTGGTACTGGGTGTCCTTCTGACGCGTCGTTGA
- a CDS encoding DUF1090 domain-containing protein, with amino-acid sequence MKFRMTLALALFSLSTASFASSLCQEKEQDIQREIGYAEKHNNQHRVDGLKKALSEVKANCSDSKLRADHKKKIAEQKDEIAERRRDLQEAKEKGDAEKIAKREKKLKEAQDDLKALEARDY; translated from the coding sequence ATGAAATTCCGCATGACTCTGGCTCTGGCCCTTTTTTCTTTAAGCACAGCATCCTTCGCAAGCTCTCTCTGTCAGGAGAAAGAACAGGATATTCAGCGTGAGATCGGTTATGCCGAAAAGCATAACAATCAGCACCGTGTTGATGGTCTTAAAAAAGCGCTGAGCGAAGTGAAAGCGAACTGTTCAGACAGCAAGCTTCGTGCCGACCACAAGAAGAAAATCGCTGAACAGAAGGACGAGATAGCCGAGCGCCGTCGCGACCTGCAGGAAGCGAAAGAGAAAGGAGATGCGGAAAAAATTGCTAAGCGCGAGAAGAAGTTGAAAGAAGCGCAGGACGACCTGAAAGCGCTGGAAGCTCGCGATTATTGA
- the mzrA gene encoding EnvZ/OmpR regulon moderator MzrA yields MVISPLALRRFAVAVITLIVLSAMLLAWSALSHQESTLAIRPVNQGASVPDGFSVWHHLDANGIRFKSITPQDDVLLIKFDSRAQSAAAKVVLDRTLPHGYIIAQQEDDSQPAAWLSLIRDTSHRFG; encoded by the coding sequence ATGGTTATCTCACCGCTCGCCCTGCGTCGTTTTGCCGTTGCCGTGATTACGCTGATCGTCCTCAGCGCCATGCTGCTGGCATGGAGCGCGCTTTCGCATCAGGAATCGACGCTGGCCATCCGCCCGGTAAACCAGGGCGCCAGCGTGCCTGACGGTTTTTCCGTCTGGCATCATCTGGATGCGAACGGGATCCGCTTTAAGAGCATCACCCCGCAGGACGATGTTTTACTGATCAAGTTTGATTCCCGTGCGCAAAGTGCCGCCGCGAAAGTGGTTCTCGACCGTACGCTGCCGCACGGGTATATCATTGCCCAGCAGGAAGATGACAGCCAGCCTGCAGCCTGGCTCTCATTGATTCGCGATACGTCGCATCGGTTTGGATAA